A window from Ignavibacteriota bacterium encodes these proteins:
- a CDS encoding DUF1207 domain-containing protein: MKYYSHNHTNKILENYLSRKNILLIFFILNISFSKNFAQDNLELFPSNLLVHPFVANTLEPKLGFEFKTDKNELSLNVGNSLDILHYSIDEKNKISIGADLFTYTLLRSQNDFHFPVDAVDYLFGVNFGYKKIFNKNEFGTRLRLSHISAHFVDGHFDKDLNQWRDNRNPKVYSREFFELIPFIRISALRIYFGLTYIYKTDPKNIGQDQYQIGFDYFISDLISENLTPYFAYDFRLINIYSYTGNNSLETGLKFGQQSGKGLKIYLRYFNGYNIHGEYFDIKENFTSFGFNLDL; this comes from the coding sequence ATGAAATATTATTCACACAATCACACTAATAAAATTTTAGAAAATTATTTATCAAGAAAAAATATTTTACTGATTTTTTTCATATTAAATATTTCTTTTAGTAAAAATTTTGCACAAGATAATTTGGAATTATTTCCTTCGAATTTATTAGTTCATCCATTTGTTGCAAATACTTTAGAACCAAAATTGGGCTTTGAGTTTAAAACTGATAAAAACGAATTAAGTCTAAATGTTGGAAATTCTTTAGATATTCTTCATTACAGTATTGATGAGAAAAATAAAATTTCTATTGGTGCAGATTTATTCACATATACTTTGTTAAGAAGTCAAAATGATTTTCATTTTCCGGTTGATGCAGTTGATTATTTATTCGGTGTAAATTTTGGCTATAAAAAAATATTTAATAAAAATGAATTTGGCACAAGATTAAGATTAAGTCACATTAGCGCACATTTTGTCGATGGCCATTTTGATAAAGATTTGAATCAATGGAGAGATAATAGAAATCCAAAAGTTTATAGTAGAGAATTTTTTGAACTTATTCCTTTTATTAGAATTAGCGCTTTAAGAATTTATTTTGGACTTACATACATTTATAAAACCGATCCGAAAAATATTGGTCAAGATCAATATCAAATAGGATTTGATTATTTTATATCAGATTTAATTTCTGAAAATTTAACTCCATATTTTGCATATGATTTTCGTTTAATAAATATTTACAGTTACACTGGAAACAATTCTTTAGAAACCGGATTAAAATTTGGGCAACAATCTGGAAAAGGTTTAAAAATTTATTTAAGATATTTCAACGGATACAATATTCATGGTGAATATTTTGATATTAAAGAAAATTTCACTTCATTTGGTTTTAATCTAGATTTATAG
- a CDS encoding site-2 protease family protein, translated as MGPYDLESLAIGLPYSLSALFILATHEFGHYFAAKFHKVKATLPYFIPIPPIPEFFNFGTMGAVIRTKSEIPTNKAMFDIGVAGPIAGFVASIIVLVYGFTHLPSQDYILAIHPDYFSPDYGKNTISLEFGNSLLFLFLKSVLTSSSDFIPPMTEVYHYPYLMTGWFGLLITAMNMIPVGQLDGGHIVFSMFGPKIQEAVASISMIFLVVFGISGIIDGFLELGIGFGWTGWMFWAVILFFIIKVKHPPVRHFEKLDLKRRILGYFSLFILLISFSPSPFYISF; from the coding sequence ATGGGACCGTACGATTTAGAATCTTTGGCAATCGGGCTTCCATATTCACTTTCCGCATTATTCATTCTTGCAACTCATGAATTTGGGCATTATTTTGCTGCAAAATTTCACAAAGTAAAAGCAACACTTCCGTATTTTATTCCAATTCCGCCAATTCCGGAATTTTTTAATTTTGGAACAATGGGGGCAGTGATCAGAACTAAATCGGAAATTCCTACAAACAAAGCAATGTTTGATATTGGAGTTGCCGGACCAATTGCCGGATTTGTTGCATCAATAATTGTTTTGGTTTATGGATTTACACATCTTCCTTCGCAAGATTATATTCTTGCAATTCACCCCGATTATTTTTCACCGGATTATGGGAAAAATACAATCTCGTTAGAATTTGGAAACAGTTTGCTTTTTCTATTTTTAAAATCAGTTTTAACTTCCAGCAGTGATTTTATTCCTCCTATGACTGAAGTTTATCATTATCCATATTTGATGACGGGCTGGTTCGGACTTTTAATCACAGCAATGAATATGATTCCGGTTGGGCAATTAGATGGCGGTCATATTGTATTTAGTATGTTCGGACCAAAAATTCAAGAAGCTGTTGCTAGTATATCTATGATATTTTTAGTTGTATTTGGAATTTCCGGAATTATTGACGGATTTTTAGAATTAGGAATCGGTTTCGGCTGGACCGGCTGGATGTTTTGGGCAGTAATTCTTTTCTTCATAATAAAAGTTAAACATCCACCAGTTAGACATTTTGAAAAACTAGATTTGAAAAGAAGAATTTTAGGTTATTTCAGTTTGTTCATTTTATTAATTTCATTTTCACCATCACCATTTTATATAAGTTTCTAA
- a CDS encoding PorV/PorQ family protein translates to MIKKIFALNFIIVFSVFAQNAGESGLSFLKIGPSAKTIAVSDIGFLDGNVSSVYYNPAAVNLNNTASIMFSHQAWIQDLSCQVVGSNFILWGIPLSISANTTKIKDFEVRTQPSEKPQSTFDVNYFYGNLSSGFGLTENIYFGFSIKYLYESIFTDDATGFGYDLGLIYADIFENLNFGLSVRNLGNMNNLRFEKTKLPSDLLLNATYKFSVESASLEIIPVFGIQNYFDAEIIHIHFGSEIGYDKQFFLRLGYVNGIESRNISFGAGVFYNGFNLDYAFTPFNYNIGNANTISLQYVF, encoded by the coding sequence ATGATAAAAAAAATATTTGCTTTAAATTTCATAATTGTCTTTTCAGTGTTTGCACAAAATGCAGGTGAAAGCGGATTATCTTTTTTAAAAATTGGACCAAGTGCAAAAACAATAGCCGTTTCTGATATTGGATTTTTAGACGGAAATGTTTCTTCGGTTTATTATAATCCGGCGGCAGTAAACCTAAATAATACTGCCAGCATTATGTTTTCACACCAAGCTTGGATTCAAGATTTATCATGTCAAGTTGTTGGTTCAAATTTTATTTTATGGGGAATTCCATTATCAATAAGTGCAAATACTACAAAGATAAAAGATTTTGAAGTAAGAACTCAACCATCAGAAAAACCGCAATCAACTTTTGATGTAAATTATTTTTACGGAAATTTATCATCCGGATTTGGTTTGACTGAAAATATTTACTTCGGCTTTTCAATCAAATATTTATACGAAAGTATTTTTACAGATGATGCGACTGGTTTTGGATATGATTTAGGTTTAATTTATGCAGATATTTTTGAAAATCTGAATTTTGGTTTATCAGTAAGAAATTTAGGAAATATGAATAATTTAAGATTTGAAAAAACTAAATTGCCATCAGATTTATTGTTAAATGCTACCTATAAATTTTCGGTTGAATCAGCTTCATTGGAAATTATTCCGGTTTTTGGAATTCAAAATTATTTCGATGCTGAAATTATACATATTCATTTCGGCTCGGAAATTGGGTACGATAAACAATTCTTTTTAAGATTAGGTTATGTAAATGGAATTGAATCTCGCAATATTTCTTTCGGTGCTGGAGTTTTCTATAATGGTTTTAATTTGGATTACGCATTTACTCCATTTAATTATAATATCGGAAATGCTAATACAATTTCCCTTCAATATGTTTTCTAA
- a CDS encoding GNAT family N-acetyltransferase — protein sequence MEIIEYAPEWKEKWDEFVLKSSNGTMFHMQKFFDYHTPGKFKFNHLLFVEKNKIKALLPGSLIDKTHFESPIGASYGSIVIPDITFKETMEIVSALLEYSKKNGISELTLTAAPMIYETFPNHNLDFAMLWQGFKFQLHYISSAIKLNPNIDIISRFTQTTRRNIRHSIKEGVRVEVNEKYDEFYPILIENKARHNVKPTHSYEDLLKLKQLMPDRLKLFMVYLDEEPIAGSLMFYANKNVAICFYNMLRYEYAEYKPIQRVMFEVVKDATERGYNYVDIGVSQDTSAENPMTPSISLIDFKEKFDAKSIMRNTLHIKL from the coding sequence ATGGAAATTATTGAATACGCACCCGAATGGAAAGAAAAGTGGGATGAGTTTGTTCTAAAATCAAGCAATGGAACAATGTTTCACATGCAGAAATTTTTTGATTATCACACTCCAGGAAAATTCAAATTCAATCATTTATTATTTGTTGAAAAGAATAAAATCAAAGCACTTCTTCCCGGAAGCTTAATTGATAAAACTCATTTTGAATCACCAATTGGAGCAAGTTACGGCTCAATTGTTATACCGGATATAACTTTTAAAGAAACGATGGAAATTGTTTCTGCACTTTTGGAATATTCAAAAAAAAATGGAATTAGTGAATTAACACTTACAGCAGCTCCAATGATTTACGAAACTTTTCCAAATCATAATCTAGATTTTGCAATGTTGTGGCAAGGTTTTAAATTTCAACTACATTATATTTCTAGTGCAATAAAACTAAATCCGAACATTGATATAATTTCTAGATTTACACAAACTACACGAAGAAATATTCGTCATTCAATTAAAGAAGGTGTGCGAGTTGAAGTAAATGAAAAATATGATGAATTCTATCCGATATTAATTGAAAACAAAGCAAGACATAACGTAAAGCCAACTCATTCTTATGAAGATTTGTTGAAATTAAAGCAACTTATGCCAGACAGACTTAAACTTTTCATGGTTTATCTAGATGAAGAACCGATCGCCGGTTCGTTAATGTTTTATGCAAATAAAAATGTTGCAATTTGTTTTTACAATATGCTGCGTTATGAATATGCCGAATACAAACCAATTCAGCGCGTAATGTTTGAAGTTGTAAAAGATGCAACAGAGCGCGGTTATAATTATGTTGATATTGGAGTTTCACAAGATACATCTGCTGAAAATCCGATGACTCCAAGTATAAGTTTAATTGATTTCAAAGAAAAATTTGATGCAAAATCAATTATGAGAAATACACTTCACATAAAATTATAG
- a CDS encoding glycosyltransferase, whose product MSYKKSAIITFLGNANQDSRVVNLIESLSNLNYIVQTISFDWKSENFKSQLGKTNIYKLDKSKSSLKFYFSFFYLLIKDLLKNKSDIYFAEDVYTLPVTYFFAKFNKAKIFYNSREIYAHLAGLRNKTNVQNIIAKIESKFIGKVDSVFVTGEMDKEFLEEKYELKNILVLRNLPKYKNNFEKVDLRKKLGINLDQKILLYQGVILEGRGILKLIQLLNKIENVHFVIVGDGEFKSKFENETIKLNLQKRVHFIGSVNHNELLNYTASADLGIALIENISLSYYYALPNKIFEYIMAGVPVLCSDLPQMKKIVDEFNVGKYINVENDDEIISSINELLTNENLLLQLIENCKKSSKELNWENEFKKVMNELT is encoded by the coding sequence ATGTCCTATAAAAAATCTGCAATAATTACTTTTCTCGGTAATGCAAATCAAGATTCGCGCGTTGTTAATTTGATTGAATCTTTATCGAATTTAAATTACATTGTTCAAACAATTTCATTTGATTGGAAATCTGAAAATTTCAAATCCCAACTTGGCAAAACGAATATTTATAAACTTGATAAATCGAAATCTAGTTTAAAATTTTACTTCTCATTTTTTTATTTACTGATAAAAGATCTATTAAAAAATAAATCAGATATATACTTTGCTGAGGATGTTTATACACTTCCTGTAACATATTTTTTTGCAAAATTTAATAAAGCAAAAATATTTTATAACAGCAGAGAAATTTATGCTCATTTAGCTGGATTAAGAAATAAAACAAATGTGCAAAACATTATTGCAAAAATTGAAAGTAAGTTTATTGGAAAAGTTGACAGTGTTTTTGTTACCGGAGAAATGGATAAAGAATTTCTTGAAGAAAAATATGAGTTAAAAAATATTCTTGTATTGAGAAATTTGCCAAAGTATAAAAATAATTTTGAAAAAGTTGATTTAAGAAAAAAGTTAGGAATTAATTTAGATCAGAAAATTTTGTTGTATCAAGGAGTAATTTTAGAAGGCAGAGGAATTTTAAAATTAATTCAATTATTGAACAAAATTGAAAATGTGCATTTTGTAATTGTTGGTGACGGAGAATTTAAATCAAAATTTGAAAATGAAACTATAAAATTAAATTTGCAAAAAAGAGTTCATTTTATTGGTTCTGTAAATCATAATGAACTTTTAAATTACACAGCTTCTGCGGATTTGGGAATTGCATTAATTGAAAATATTAGTCTAAGTTATTATTACGCACTACCAAATAAAATCTTCGAATATATTATGGCTGGTGTTCCAGTTTTGTGCAGCGATTTACCGCAAATGAAAAAAATTGTTGATGAATTTAATGTTGGTAAATACATAAATGTTGAAAATGATGATGAAATTATTTCTTCAATTAATGAACTTTTGACGAATGAAAATTTACTTTTACAACTTATTGAAAACTGTAAAAAATCTTCTAAAGAATTAAACTGGGAAAATGAATTTAAAAAAGTGATGAATGAATTGACATAG
- a CDS encoding excinuclease ABC subunit C, with protein sequence MNTELKNKISAIPSLPGVYQFFNSEGKIIYIGKAINLRSRVQSYFRSKVDSPKTQALVSKVENFDIIATENEIEALVLENNLIKKHKPRYNVNLKDDKSYPYIKVTKEPFPQVYPTRDIVQDGSKYFGPYTEVKSMKNSLRMINKLFKIRSCSYFIDQNVIEQKKIKVCLDYHIKKCDGPCEGLVSEELYSKMVNQVVKVLRGKTSDLIDELKSEMNEVSSKLQFEKAAEIRDKIEQLNVYSERQKIVTNDFDDKDIIALAIEAKDVACTILNIRSGRLVGKRQLKLSVELDEELEKIYSSAIKFYYGEYVEIPKIIILEILPDDDKTLLDWLNSKSDKKVNFVIPKIQSEAKSLLTMCKQNAILQLKDIQLQKMKKDGNLPYVLSSLKRDLRLNDLPRKIECFDISNLQGTDTVASMVVFVDGKPKKSLYRKYIIKSVEGPNDFASMQEVIERRYSKLIEENEQLPDLIMVDGGKGQLSSAVEILDKLEIKKYNIIGLAKRLEEVFFPGISEAQSIPKTSSSLKLLQHLRDEAHRFAITFHRQRRDNRTLQTELTEIKGIGEKVAEKLLQNFNSVNHIKSASEEELAKIIGKTKAKLVTEFYSNQETSIDQEL encoded by the coding sequence ATGAATACCGAATTAAAAAATAAAATTTCTGCAATTCCCTCACTTCCTGGAGTTTACCAATTTTTTAATTCGGAAGGAAAAATAATTTATATCGGGAAAGCAATAAATTTACGCAGCAGAGTTCAATCATATTTTAGATCAAAAGTTGATTCGCCCAAAACCCAAGCGCTTGTAAGCAAAGTTGAGAATTTTGATATAATTGCGACAGAAAACGAAATTGAAGCCTTGGTTCTCGAAAATAATTTAATCAAAAAACACAAACCGCGTTATAATGTAAATTTAAAAGATGATAAATCTTATCCCTATATAAAAGTTACAAAAGAACCTTTTCCTCAAGTTTATCCAACTAGAGATATTGTTCAAGACGGATCAAAATATTTTGGTCCTTACACAGAAGTAAAAAGTATGAAAAATTCTTTGAGAATGATTAATAAATTATTCAAAATAAGAAGCTGTTCTTATTTCATTGATCAAAATGTTATTGAACAAAAAAAGATAAAAGTTTGTTTGGATTATCACATAAAAAAATGTGACGGACCTTGTGAAGGTTTGGTATCGGAAGAATTATATTCTAAAATGGTTAATCAAGTTGTAAAAGTTTTGAGGGGAAAAACTTCGGATTTAATTGATGAACTAAAATCAGAAATGAATGAAGTTAGTTCAAAATTACAATTTGAAAAAGCGGCAGAAATTAGAGATAAAATTGAGCAGTTAAATGTTTATTCGGAAAGACAAAAAATTGTTACAAATGATTTTGATGATAAAGATATTATTGCTTTGGCAATTGAAGCAAAAGATGTTGCTTGCACAATTTTGAACATTCGTTCCGGAAGGTTAGTCGGAAAACGACAATTAAAATTAAGTGTGGAATTAGATGAAGAACTAGAAAAAATCTACAGCTCAGCAATAAAATTTTATTACGGCGAATATGTTGAAATTCCAAAAATAATAATTCTTGAAATTTTACCGGATGACGATAAAACATTACTTGATTGGCTCAACTCAAAATCTGATAAAAAAGTAAATTTTGTAATTCCTAAAATTCAGAGCGAAGCAAAATCGCTTTTAACAATGTGTAAACAAAATGCAATTTTGCAACTGAAAGATATTCAGCTTCAGAAAATGAAAAAGGATGGAAATTTACCTTATGTTTTATCTTCCTTAAAAAGAGATTTGCGATTGAATGATCTTCCTAGAAAAATTGAATGTTTCGATATTTCAAATCTTCAAGGAACTGATACCGTTGCAAGCATGGTTGTATTTGTTGATGGAAAACCTAAAAAATCTTTGTACAGAAAATACATTATTAAATCTGTTGAAGGTCCAAATGATTTTGCGAGTATGCAAGAAGTAATCGAAAGACGCTACTCAAAATTAATTGAAGAAAATGAACAGCTTCCGGATTTAATTATGGTTGATGGTGGTAAAGGTCAGCTTTCAAGCGCGGTGGAAATTTTAGATAAACTTGAGATTAAAAAATATAATATTATTGGCTTGGCAAAAAGATTAGAAGAAGTATTTTTCCCGGGAATTTCCGAAGCTCAATCAATTCCTAAAACTTCTTCAAGTTTAAAATTATTGCAGCATTTACGAGATGAAGCTCATAGATTCGCAATAACATTTCACCGACAAAGAAGAGATAATAGAACTCTTCAAACTGAATTAACTGAGATAAAAGGAATTGGAGAGAAAGTTGCAGAAAAACTTCTACAAAATTTCAATAGTGTAAACCATATAAAATCAGCAAGTGAAGAAGAATTAGCAAAAATAATTGGAAAAACAAAAGCAAAGTTAGTTACTGAATTTTACTCAAATCAAGAAACTAGCATCGATCAAGAATTATAA